The following coding sequences are from one Microtus pennsylvanicus isolate mMicPen1 chromosome 1, mMicPen1.hap1, whole genome shotgun sequence window:
- the LOC142837661 gene encoding vomeronasal type-1 receptor 4-like, whose protein sequence is MDSRTLAVGIVLLLQSTLGILGNVSFLFYYLLIYYHEHKLKTVDLILAHVFIANSLAILSKGVPQILKVFSWKHFFNDVSCELILYVLRLSRSMSISITCILSIFQAITISPIDSYWKGIKFKVPKYVCCFICILWILNIVVNIVFPMCASTKRYSKNKTQKRDFEFCSYLSRDIIVDSLFTAFWVFPEVLFSILIVCSSISMIVILYGHKKRVQHILSTHTSPRISPESRARQAILVLVCTFIAFYTLSSILHGYIALSHNLNWWLLNITVIISLCFPTLSPYIISHDSIISRFCFFLD, encoded by the coding sequence ATGGACTCAAGGACCTTGGCAGTAGGTATAGTGCTTTTACTTCAGAGTACACTTGGAATTCTAGGAAACgtatcttttcttttctactaCTTACTCATTTACTATCATGAACACAAGTTAAAGACTGTAGACTTAATTCTTGCACATGTGTTCATAGCCAACTCCTTGGCCATTCTTTCTAAAGGAGTGCCccaaatattaaaagttttttcATGGAAACATTTCTTCAATGATGTTTCATGTGAACTTATTTTATATGTTCTCAGACTGAGCAGGAGCATGTCCATCAGTATCACCTGCATCTTGAGTATCTTCCAGGCCATTACTATCAGTCCTATTGACTCCTATTGGAAAGGTATTAAATTCAAAGTACCAAAatatgtttgttgttttatttgcatCCTCTGGATCCTGAACATAGTAGTAAATATCGTTTTCCCCATGTGTGCATCTACCAAAAGATATAGCAAAAATAAGACACAAAAGAGAGATTTTGAATTCTGTTCCTATCTTAGTCGTGACATAATAGTAGATTCACTGTTCACAGCATTTTGGGTGTTCCCTgaagttttattttctatactCATTGTATGTTCCAGCATCTCCATGATTGTCATACTTTACGGGCACAAGAAGAGGGTTCAACATATACTCAGTACTCATACCTCCCCGAGAATCTCTCCTGAATCCAGAGCCAGACAGGCCATTTTGGTCTTGGTTTGCACCTTTATAGCTTTTTATACCCTCTCCTCCATTTTGCATGGCTACATTGCTCTTTCTCATAATTTAAATTGGTGGTTATTAAATATCACAGTcatcatttctctgtgttttcctacTTTAAGCCCCTATATAATAAGTCATGATTCTATTATTTCCAGATTTTGCTTTTTTctagattaa